A genomic stretch from Chitinophaga lutea includes:
- a CDS encoding SusC/RagA family TonB-linked outer membrane protein has translation MNSSLLLRGALLFAVSTATSVGALAGPLQEVAVNRRPATWQQASANSLQQKTLVQLLKEIHKEYKIDLLYEAKNLPKVKVSFTPSAYENVEAMLRALLMPYGLQAQAVQPNTWAIVPLKDEPNSKNKPSVPSRQQAGEEAPANPSLLKLNGAAGGIGQSNAADTVKKVKISGRITDGENGTPLPGVAVLVKGELRGAQTDGEGRYTLEAASGKTLVFNLLGYESKEVTIAAQRNIDVTLAVSNRALNEVVVVGYGSQRKSLVTGAISSVKGADIATVSSSRVEQALQGRTAGVTVLPVSGSPGSGMRVRIRGTGSNGSSDPLYIIDGMRAGNMEYLDPSEIASVEVLKDAASAAIYGAEGANGVVIITTKSGHRDATPRVEYNMQYARQSIKNAMKMMNAEQYTQYLTDAKTSGDIPNPADWKGKTGTMWMDEITQTAPMMRHSLNFSGGTEKSTYLLGGSVFRQDGVIGGDKARFDRYTVRLNSDHEIKPWLSVGNRLSYAYFKRNGVVEDSEFGAVINNAIMMDPTMPVVYTDGLSPRAQKALDDGYTLIKDKHGRYYGISDYVFGEGGNPLAQMDITHNTTTQNKVVGNVYAEIRPLAGLKVTSRFGLDAMFLRQHAWLPTFFYNANRLNTVPSTADNNENWSTWQWENFATYNRKFNQHDITLMAGMSALRRNYNRLNGTASGMFREEEAFGYPDYLPDDQDRIAGVASSTSMVSYYGRIQYDYQGKYLLNATLRRDGSSLLPPQNTWGTFPSVSAGWIVTNESFFPQSVLNYLKVRASWGQNGSISNINIGDWKSLITTQGISFPDGTGNFHVGAEPAGLENPYLKWEASEQLDFGADMGFLDNRLSFTVDYYNKTTKGLLTPGTVPSFVGNILPIVNGGDVRNKGWEFELSYRNANTHAFTFEVGVNMTTISNEVIRLNEFVDRLPGSTVGTGWGATWFEKGYPIWYFRGYKTDGIFQNQRQVDEYSSKITMTVAPKPGDPIIVDIDGDGTISNSDHTFIGSPHPDVVYGGSLRMAYKGFDVIAVVQGQVGNDVLMGFNRVDRPTGNRPEFFYKDRWTGEGSTNKWFAPNTGSEFVYNSDMMLANGSYTRIRMLQLGYTFPQQLLKRIHFRNARIYGSLDNFFTFTKYKGMDPEAGSNDNNSLGIDRGVYPIPRSAVVGLSFSF, from the coding sequence ATGAATTCATCATTATTGCTGCGCGGCGCCTTGCTGTTCGCGGTTTCAACAGCCACTTCCGTGGGCGCGCTTGCCGGCCCCCTGCAGGAAGTGGCGGTGAACCGCCGGCCGGCCACCTGGCAGCAAGCTTCCGCCAATTCCCTTCAGCAGAAAACCCTTGTCCAGCTTTTAAAAGAAATCCACAAAGAATACAAAATCGACCTGCTGTACGAGGCAAAAAATCTCCCTAAAGTAAAAGTCAGCTTTACGCCTTCCGCTTACGAAAATGTAGAAGCGATGCTCAGGGCGCTGCTGATGCCGTACGGCTTGCAGGCACAGGCGGTACAACCCAACACCTGGGCGATCGTTCCGCTGAAAGACGAGCCCAACAGCAAAAACAAACCTTCCGTACCTTCCCGGCAACAGGCCGGTGAGGAGGCGCCCGCCAATCCTTCCCTGCTGAAACTCAACGGCGCTGCGGGCGGTATCGGGCAGAGCAATGCGGCCGACACCGTGAAAAAAGTAAAGATCTCCGGCCGTATCACCGACGGTGAAAACGGTACGCCGCTGCCCGGGGTGGCGGTACTGGTGAAAGGTGAGCTGCGCGGCGCACAAACCGACGGTGAAGGCAGGTACACCCTGGAAGCCGCTTCGGGCAAAACGCTGGTGTTTAACCTGCTCGGGTACGAATCCAAAGAAGTAACGATTGCGGCGCAGCGTAATATCGATGTGACCCTGGCCGTGAGCAACCGAGCCCTGAACGAAGTGGTGGTAGTGGGTTACGGCAGCCAGCGCAAAAGCCTCGTAACGGGGGCCATCTCATCCGTGAAGGGTGCAGACATTGCCACGGTATCGTCCAGCCGTGTTGAACAGGCGCTGCAAGGCCGCACCGCCGGCGTAACCGTGCTGCCTGTTTCGGGCTCTCCCGGCAGCGGTATGCGCGTACGCATCCGTGGCACAGGCTCCAACGGCTCCTCTGATCCATTGTACATAATCGACGGCATGCGCGCCGGCAACATGGAGTACCTCGACCCGTCGGAAATCGCTTCCGTGGAAGTGCTGAAAGACGCTGCATCGGCGGCAATCTACGGCGCGGAAGGCGCCAACGGCGTAGTGATCATCACCACCAAATCAGGCCACCGCGACGCTACGCCCCGCGTGGAATACAACATGCAATATGCCCGGCAGTCCATCAAAAACGCCATGAAAATGATGAACGCCGAACAATACACACAATACCTCACCGACGCGAAAACGTCCGGCGACATCCCCAACCCCGCCGATTGGAAAGGTAAAACGGGCACCATGTGGATGGATGAAATCACGCAGACCGCGCCCATGATGCGCCACTCCCTCAACTTCAGCGGCGGTACGGAAAAATCGACATACCTGCTCGGCGGTTCCGTATTCCGCCAGGACGGGGTGATCGGCGGCGACAAAGCACGCTTCGACCGTTACACGGTTCGCCTCAACTCCGATCATGAAATCAAACCATGGCTCTCCGTGGGCAACCGCCTCTCTTACGCCTATTTTAAAAGGAACGGCGTAGTGGAAGATTCCGAATTCGGCGCCGTGATCAACAACGCCATCATGATGGACCCCACCATGCCGGTGGTGTACACCGACGGTCTCTCGCCCCGCGCGCAGAAAGCGCTCGACGACGGGTATACACTGATCAAAGACAAACACGGCCGTTATTACGGCATCTCTGATTATGTGTTCGGTGAAGGCGGCAACCCGCTGGCGCAGATGGACATCACGCACAATACCACCACACAGAATAAAGTGGTCGGCAACGTGTATGCGGAAATCAGGCCGCTGGCCGGGCTGAAAGTAACGTCGCGCTTCGGTCTCGATGCGATGTTCCTCCGTCAGCACGCCTGGCTGCCCACCTTTTTCTACAACGCGAACCGTCTCAATACGGTGCCCAGCACGGCGGATAACAACGAAAACTGGAGCACCTGGCAGTGGGAAAACTTCGCCACCTACAACCGCAAATTCAACCAGCACGATATTACCCTGATGGCCGGGATGAGCGCCCTGCGGCGGAACTACAACCGCCTGAACGGGACTGCTTCAGGGATGTTCAGGGAAGAAGAGGCGTTCGGCTACCCGGACTACCTGCCCGACGACCAGGACCGCATTGCCGGCGTGGCCAGCAGCACTTCCATGGTGTCATATTATGGCCGTATCCAATACGATTACCAAGGAAAATATCTCCTGAATGCTACCCTGCGCCGCGACGGTTCTTCGCTGCTGCCACCGCAGAACACCTGGGGCACCTTCCCCTCCGTGTCCGCCGGGTGGATCGTTACCAACGAATCGTTTTTCCCGCAGAGCGTGCTCAACTACCTGAAAGTGCGCGCCAGCTGGGGACAGAACGGCAGCATCTCCAATATCAACATCGGCGACTGGAAATCGCTTATCACCACGCAGGGCATCTCGTTTCCTGACGGCACCGGCAACTTCCATGTGGGCGCTGAACCGGCAGGACTGGAAAACCCGTACCTGAAATGGGAAGCAAGCGAGCAGCTCGATTTCGGGGCCGACATGGGTTTCCTCGACAACCGTCTGAGCTTTACCGTCGACTATTACAACAAAACCACCAAGGGCCTGCTCACACCCGGCACCGTGCCGAGTTTCGTGGGCAACATCCTGCCGATCGTGAACGGCGGCGATGTGAGGAATAAAGGATGGGAATTTGAACTGTCGTACCGCAACGCCAATACGCATGCGTTCACGTTTGAAGTGGGTGTGAACATGACCACCATCAGCAATGAGGTGATTCGGCTGAATGAATTCGTGGACCGCCTTCCCGGCTCTACTGTGGGTACGGGCTGGGGCGCCACCTGGTTCGAAAAGGGATATCCTATCTGGTATTTCCGCGGGTATAAAACCGACGGTATTTTCCAGAACCAGCGCCAGGTAGATGAATACAGCAGCAAGATCACGATGACGGTAGCGCCCAAACCCGGCGACCCGATCATCGTGGATATCGACGGCGACGGCACCATCTCCAACAGCGACCATACGTTTATCGGCAGCCCGCATCCCGATGTGGTGTACGGCGGCAGCCTGCGCATGGCGTACAAAGGTTTCGACGTCATTGCCGTAGTGCAGGGCCAGGTGGGGAACGACGTGCTGATGGGCTTCAACCGTGTGGACCGACCTACCGGCAACCGCCCCGAGTTTTTCTACAAAGACCGCTGGACGGGTGAAGGCAGCACCAACAAATGGTTTGCGCCCAACACCGGCAGCGAGTTCGTGTACAACAGCGATATGATGCTGGCCAACGGATCGTATACCCGTATCCGTATGTTGCAGCTGGGTTACACCTTCCCGCAACAGCTGCTGAAGCGCATCCATTTCCGCAACGCGAGGATTTACGGTTCGCTCGACAACTTCTTTACGTTCACCAAATACAAGGGCATGGACCCTGAAGCGGGCAGTAATGACAATAACAGCCTGGGCATCGACAGGGGCGTGTATCCCATTCCCCGGTCAGCAGTAGTCGGCCTTTCCTTTAGTTTTTAA
- a CDS encoding FecR family protein yields the protein MDDQFSTQDPGNPPFRFRRKPVPKEKTAASWQQVASRIAGKKSGAGKRRVWMALSAVVLLPLIAYASYNIYCNIVGGGMKEYRTAYGEIRQVMLPDSSVVFLNANSTLRIAEEWNPSESRGVWLDGEAYFEITKKPGAGNAQFVVHTPDIDVAVLGTKFNVNMLGARTTVSLKEGKVQLTAKAPITEGKNVIMMKPGDEVLVEKNYSRLKEAINIDLIADWRNHRYHFENTSMADISALIRSKFGYEVVILTPEIKQRKISGDLYAEDITQLSRALSITMNIQIETKDEQLLFSVKD from the coding sequence ATGGACGATCAATTTTCGACGCAGGACCCGGGTAACCCGCCCTTCCGGTTCAGGCGAAAGCCGGTGCCGAAGGAAAAAACGGCCGCCAGCTGGCAGCAGGTAGCATCCCGCATAGCCGGGAAAAAATCCGGCGCGGGGAAACGCCGCGTGTGGATGGCTTTGTCTGCCGTAGTGCTGCTGCCCCTGATCGCCTATGCTTCGTACAACATCTATTGCAATATCGTAGGCGGCGGGATGAAAGAATACCGCACCGCGTACGGGGAAATCAGGCAGGTGATGCTGCCGGACAGTTCCGTGGTATTCCTCAATGCCAATTCCACCCTGCGCATCGCGGAGGAATGGAATCCTTCGGAAAGCCGCGGGGTGTGGCTCGACGGGGAAGCCTATTTTGAGATCACCAAAAAGCCCGGCGCCGGCAATGCCCAGTTCGTAGTGCATACGCCGGATATCGATGTGGCCGTGTTAGGCACCAAGTTCAACGTTAACATGCTGGGCGCCCGCACCACCGTTTCACTCAAGGAAGGCAAGGTGCAGCTCACCGCCAAAGCGCCCATCACCGAAGGAAAAAACGTGATCATGATGAAACCCGGCGACGAGGTGCTGGTGGAAAAAAATTATTCGCGGCTGAAGGAAGCCATCAATATAGACCTGATAGCAGACTGGCGCAATCACCGGTATCATTTCGAGAATACTTCCATGGCTGATATCTCAGCCCTGATACGGTCCAAATTCGGATACGAAGTAGTGATACTGACGCCTGAAATAAAACAACGCAAGATCAGCGGGGATCTTTACGCAGAAGACATTACACAGTTGTCCCGCGCATTGTCTATAACAATGAACATTCAGATTGAAACAAAAGATGAACAGCTGCTGTTTTCGGTGAAAGATTAG
- a CDS encoding RNA polymerase sigma factor: MPDTYDQAGDLTGYWTAVRAGDSRAYAHIHSQLHPVLYRYAFAMLGDDALAEDVVQELFVRIWFKKDTIGELRNVRAFFFTSLRRSALNQLRGLRSLQILTPGEPDIEFSPEDILIGEEEQSALRVRMSQYLNQLPKRQKEVIFLRFYEELPYSEVAVIMKVNYQSVINLAHKAITQLRAMMGKTPLWWLFLYVFQYFF, translated from the coding sequence ATGCCGGATACCTATGATCAGGCCGGTGATCTTACGGGCTATTGGACTGCGGTGAGAGCAGGCGATTCACGGGCATATGCGCACATCCACAGCCAATTGCATCCGGTTTTATACCGGTACGCCTTTGCCATGCTGGGCGACGACGCGCTGGCGGAAGACGTGGTGCAGGAGCTGTTCGTGAGGATTTGGTTCAAAAAAGATACGATCGGGGAGTTGCGCAACGTGCGCGCCTTCTTTTTCACTTCGCTCCGCCGCAGCGCCCTCAACCAGCTACGCGGGCTGCGTTCCCTGCAGATACTCACGCCCGGAGAGCCGGACATAGAATTTTCGCCGGAAGACATCCTCATCGGCGAAGAAGAACAATCCGCCCTGCGCGTGCGCATGAGCCAGTACCTCAACCAGTTGCCGAAAAGGCAGAAAGAAGTGATCTTCCTCCGTTTTTATGAAGAGCTGCCCTATAGTGAGGTGGCCGTCATCATGAAAGTCAATTACCAGTCGGTCATCAACCTGGCCCATAAAGCCATCACGCAGCTGCGTGCCATGATGGGAAAAACGCCACTCTGGTGGCTGTTCCTGTACGTTTTTCAATATTTTTTCTAA
- a CDS encoding PepSY-associated TM helix domain-containing protein has protein sequence MKVFFRSIHLYLSLAAGLVIMVTCFTGAVLVFEEELNHAFNHDRYYVKPAGEKLPVSTLIANLEAKQPGAKVSGIRLYGDPERSVELTFTPGKKGEGRKKDGGAATGEKAGDAVATPLKGDTGAVNAQNGDAAVAALQAKGKKAEKNGQEKTAGDKGGKAPAGKGGGKKAFMNPYTGELIEVYVYQDTFFYTMFALHRWMLGGAVGKVIVGVSTLVFLFILLTGIILWWPKTKNILIQRVKVKWTAGWKRLNHDLHIVLGFYTAIFLFIFAFTGLAWSFEWFNNGIYKVTGSDPKGTPPPSSQYTENTPRISFDSAYQLAATAAPGAYYYNLSAPKDSAAAFVVNLLPADAAHESATTNVFIDQYAAKVLKVQPFSERNLGQRVRSSFKPIHVSSIYGIPSKIIGFIVCLLGVTFPVTGIIMWIQRLKKKAKARKNREKREPVEMAA, from the coding sequence ATGAAAGTATTTTTCCGCAGTATACACCTGTACCTCAGCCTGGCAGCCGGTCTGGTCATTATGGTCACCTGTTTCACCGGCGCTGTGCTGGTTTTTGAAGAGGAACTGAACCATGCATTCAACCACGACCGGTATTATGTAAAGCCAGCCGGTGAAAAACTTCCCGTTTCCACCCTGATCGCGAATCTTGAGGCGAAGCAGCCCGGCGCGAAAGTGTCCGGCATCCGCCTGTACGGTGACCCGGAGCGTTCCGTGGAACTGACGTTCACACCGGGCAAGAAAGGCGAGGGCAGGAAAAAAGACGGTGGGGCCGCTACCGGTGAGAAAGCCGGCGATGCGGTTGCAACACCTCTGAAAGGCGATACAGGGGCGGTGAACGCCCAAAACGGCGATGCCGCAGTTGCAGCACTACAGGCGAAAGGTAAAAAAGCGGAAAAGAACGGACAGGAAAAAACGGCCGGAGACAAAGGCGGTAAAGCCCCCGCAGGCAAAGGCGGCGGTAAAAAAGCCTTCATGAACCCATACACCGGCGAGCTCATTGAAGTATACGTGTACCAGGATACCTTTTTCTACACCATGTTCGCCCTGCACCGCTGGATGCTCGGCGGGGCCGTGGGCAAAGTCATCGTGGGCGTTTCCACCCTCGTGTTCCTGTTCATCCTGCTCACCGGCATCATTCTCTGGTGGCCCAAAACCAAAAATATCCTCATCCAGCGCGTCAAAGTAAAATGGACGGCGGGCTGGAAGCGCCTCAACCACGACCTGCACATCGTGCTGGGCTTTTATACGGCCATCTTCCTGTTCATTTTTGCGTTCACGGGCCTGGCCTGGTCGTTCGAATGGTTTAATAACGGCATTTACAAAGTGACCGGTTCCGACCCGAAAGGCACGCCGCCACCTTCTTCTCAATACACCGAAAACACACCCCGGATCAGTTTCGATTCCGCTTACCAGCTGGCGGCCACTGCTGCGCCCGGCGCTTATTATTACAACCTGTCGGCGCCGAAAGATTCCGCCGCCGCTTTTGTGGTGAACCTGCTGCCCGCCGATGCCGCACATGAGTCAGCCACCACCAACGTATTTATCGACCAGTACGCCGCGAAGGTGCTTAAAGTGCAGCCTTTCAGCGAAAGAAACCTGGGGCAGCGCGTCAGGAGCTCGTTCAAGCCCATTCACGTCAGTTCCATCTACGGCATTCCTTCCAAAATTATCGGCTTCATCGTTTGCCTGCTGGGCGTCACGTTCCCCGTAACGGGCATCATCATGTGGATCCAGCGGCTGAAGAAAAAAGCTAAAGCGCGGAAAAACAGGGAGAAACGCGAGCCCGTCGAAATGGCCGCATAA
- a CDS encoding sensor histidine kinase yields the protein MHVSLKARPLFLITALLLLRLAAAAMPQSHIFSRLTAEDGLRSNYVHAVMQDKSGFMWVGSQGGLQRYDGRQFEYFPFPQFPGVARQGVQHIIETNGNTLWIAYNTCVVTYDYVREKAALVPVQYQSHEKSFQATQLFTDSRGLIWLCTSTHGTFLYDRVAKAFVPFSRFFGDTAFRIFNVAEDPLTHDYWLGTSIGLCLLDYRNKHCYTPAWNPHRIPLLAEPAMQRTITRLYGDSRGGLFINTWGRLEELPSFFHYNPKTRRLGAPQRMGAMAQLLEDRKGMVWSAGDKLLLFSSDGNLQQEFQRDQFARYGLDYTDMFCLEEDNMQNIWIGTSNGLFIFNHTRQQFQTTAFKPAGVAGPSPLLEAADIWQHPNGDVWVASWGQGLLVYDSTLTLLKKHLLHPTDYQRNMLWCLQPLPDGRVLAGAQHANLLTIDPRTWAVEYRVLSGLDNRTIRCMTLDAGGNVWIGTQRGLIAKWDYRRDNIRVFRDSLYRKELFLWNHVQDIHAGSDGHIWAGTANYGLLKLDTAGNIVQRFATDEKRHTLPGDNVRQLQPAGNNLLLVGAGGIAVIDMQHNIVINTLTEEQGLPGNVITNLVPISAQQVFFTSNFSAGKVNLQARKVVHFGRKYGVADESFQLPASMRLRDGRIVFGATKNILSFQPDSLREPQRPPDVRIHYFKTGGDVKSPYQPMQAGGARITLDHTSNTFTIGYTSLAYLEQDNLTYYYRLEGIDAGWVNAGQRQYVNYSNLAPGDYVFHVYCENGEGLATRSITSMAVSIAKPLWRKGWFYAAIVLLIAGAVFLVHSLRVNRIMATEQVRRRIARDLHDDMGSTLTSINIMSSMARRNADRNDLSKTLEFLVKIGESTTQMMESMDDIVWSINPLNDNTQRVIARMREFTTGVLEARQIGFSFLVDEKIFTRKLRLESRHDFFMIYKEAITNIAKYAQCTFTDIRVQLRKGQLVLRVQDNGVGFNISEAGEGDGLQNMQRRAYRMNGQLSIQSQLGKGTVVVLMFPTT from the coding sequence ATGCATGTATCCCTTAAGGCCAGGCCCCTCTTCCTGATCACCGCGCTCCTGCTGCTACGCCTCGCAGCGGCCGCCATGCCCCAGTCCCACATCTTTTCCCGCCTCACGGCGGAAGACGGATTGCGCAGCAATTACGTGCATGCCGTTATGCAGGACAAAAGCGGCTTTATGTGGGTAGGCAGCCAGGGCGGTCTCCAGCGGTACGACGGGCGGCAGTTCGAATATTTTCCCTTTCCCCAGTTCCCCGGCGTGGCCCGCCAGGGTGTGCAGCACATCATCGAAACCAACGGCAACACCCTCTGGATCGCCTACAACACCTGCGTGGTGACCTACGACTATGTGAGAGAAAAAGCCGCACTCGTGCCGGTGCAATACCAGTCGCACGAAAAAAGTTTCCAGGCCACCCAGCTGTTTACCGACAGCCGCGGCCTCATCTGGCTCTGCACCTCCACCCACGGCACTTTTTTATACGACCGGGTGGCCAAAGCTTTCGTGCCCTTCTCACGATTTTTCGGCGACACGGCGTTCAGGATATTCAACGTGGCGGAAGACCCGCTCACGCATGATTACTGGCTGGGCACCAGCATCGGCCTGTGCCTGCTCGACTACCGGAACAAACATTGTTACACGCCGGCATGGAACCCGCACCGCATCCCCCTGCTGGCGGAACCGGCCATGCAGCGCACCATCACCCGCCTGTATGGTGACAGCCGCGGCGGGCTTTTTATCAATACCTGGGGCCGGCTGGAAGAACTGCCGTCGTTTTTTCACTACAACCCGAAAACCCGCCGGCTGGGCGCCCCGCAGCGGATGGGCGCCATGGCGCAACTGCTCGAAGACCGCAAGGGCATGGTATGGTCGGCCGGCGACAAACTGCTCCTGTTCTCGTCCGACGGCAACCTGCAGCAGGAATTTCAGCGCGATCAGTTCGCCCGCTACGGTCTCGACTACACGGATATGTTCTGCCTCGAAGAAGATAACATGCAGAACATCTGGATAGGCACCAGCAACGGGCTGTTCATTTTCAACCATACCCGTCAGCAGTTTCAGACCACGGCATTCAAGCCGGCCGGTGTTGCCGGTCCCTCCCCGTTGCTGGAGGCCGCGGACATCTGGCAGCACCCGAACGGCGACGTATGGGTCGCCAGCTGGGGACAGGGTTTGCTGGTGTACGACAGCACGCTGACGCTGCTCAAAAAACATCTCCTGCATCCCACGGATTACCAGCGAAACATGCTCTGGTGCCTGCAGCCCCTTCCCGATGGCCGCGTGCTGGCAGGCGCGCAGCATGCCAACCTGCTCACGATCGACCCGCGCACGTGGGCCGTGGAGTACCGCGTATTATCCGGACTCGATAACCGCACCATCCGCTGCATGACGCTCGATGCCGGAGGAAATGTATGGATAGGCACGCAACGGGGCCTCATCGCCAAATGGGATTACCGCCGCGACAACATCCGCGTTTTCCGCGACAGCCTGTACCGGAAAGAGCTCTTTTTATGGAACCACGTCCAGGACATCCATGCCGGCTCCGACGGCCACATCTGGGCCGGCACGGCCAATTACGGGCTGCTGAAACTGGACACTGCCGGCAACATCGTACAGCGTTTCGCCACGGACGAAAAGCGCCATACACTGCCCGGTGATAACGTGCGCCAGCTGCAGCCCGCGGGCAACAACCTGCTGTTGGTGGGCGCCGGCGGCATCGCCGTGATAGACATGCAGCATAACATCGTCATCAACACGCTCACCGAGGAGCAGGGCCTGCCCGGGAATGTGATCACCAACCTAGTGCCCATCAGCGCCCAGCAGGTATTTTTCACCTCCAATTTCAGCGCGGGGAAAGTCAACCTGCAAGCCCGGAAGGTGGTGCACTTCGGGCGCAAATACGGTGTGGCGGACGAATCGTTCCAGTTGCCCGCCAGCATGAGGCTTCGCGACGGGCGCATCGTGTTCGGCGCTACGAAAAACATCCTGTCTTTTCAGCCGGACAGCCTGCGCGAGCCGCAGCGCCCGCCCGACGTGCGCATTCACTATTTTAAAACAGGCGGCGACGTCAAATCGCCCTACCAGCCCATGCAGGCCGGCGGCGCGCGCATCACACTCGATCATACCAGCAACACTTTTACGATCGGGTACACCTCGCTGGCATACCTCGAGCAGGACAACCTCACGTATTATTACCGCCTCGAAGGCATCGACGCCGGGTGGGTCAATGCGGGGCAGCGGCAGTATGTGAACTACAGCAACCTGGCGCCCGGGGATTATGTGTTTCATGTGTATTGCGAAAACGGCGAGGGCCTTGCCACCAGAAGCATCACCAGCATGGCCGTGAGCATCGCCAAACCGCTGTGGCGGAAAGGATGGTTCTATGCCGCCATCGTGTTGCTGATCGCCGGCGCGGTATTCCTCGTGCACAGCCTGCGCGTGAACCGTATCATGGCCACGGAGCAGGTAAGGCGGCGCATCGCGCGCGACCTGCACGACGATATGGGATCCACGCTCACATCCATCAACATCATGAGCTCCATGGCGCGGCGCAATGCGGACAGGAACGACCTCTCCAAAACGCTGGAATTCCTCGTGAAGATCGGCGAAAGCACTACCCAGATGATGGAAAGCATGGACGACATCGTATGGAGCATCAATCCGCTCAACGACAACACCCAACGCGTCATCGCCCGCATGCGCGAGTTCACCACCGGCGTACTGGAAGCCCGGCAGATCGGGTTTTCTTTCCTGGTGGATGAAAAGATTTTTACCCGCAAGCTGCGCCTTGAAAGCCGCCACGACTTTTTTATGATCTACAAGGAAGCCATCACCAACATCGCCAAATATGCCCAATGCACCTTTACCGACATCCGCGTGCAGCTCCGCAAGGGACAGCTGGTACTGCGGGTGCAGGACAACGGCGTGGGCTTCAATATCAGCGAGGCCGGCGAGGGCGACGGGCTACAGAACATGCAGCGGCGGGCCTACCGGATGAACGGGCAGCTCAGCATCCAGTCGCAGCTCGGCAAAGGCACCGTGGTGGTGCTGATGTTCCCCACCACATAA
- a CDS encoding response regulator, with amino-acid sequence MIRIVLYEDNTKLRENLTLLIDGAQEYVVCGAFKNCDHILQQTAELLPDVILMDIDMPGTNGIEGLRIVRSQHPLLPILMLTVFDDNQHVFEAIKAGADGYLLKKTPPEKLLEYIREVYEGGAPMTSSIARQVLQLFARPAPDRNDDYKLSEREREVLQLLVNGYSYKMIAAEIFISIDTVRSHIKKIYEKLHVNSKSEAVAKAFRDKLL; translated from the coding sequence ATGATCCGAATCGTGTTATACGAGGATAACACCAAACTGCGGGAGAACTTAACATTGTTGATAGACGGAGCACAGGAATACGTGGTATGCGGCGCGTTCAAAAACTGCGACCACATTCTGCAGCAGACTGCCGAGCTGCTTCCCGACGTCATACTGATGGACATCGACATGCCAGGCACCAACGGCATTGAAGGCCTGCGTATCGTGCGCAGCCAGCATCCCCTCCTGCCCATCCTCATGCTGACAGTATTCGACGACAACCAGCACGTGTTCGAAGCCATCAAGGCCGGGGCAGACGGTTATCTTCTCAAAAAAACACCCCCTGAAAAACTGCTCGAATACATCCGCGAAGTGTACGAAGGCGGCGCCCCCATGACCTCTTCCATCGCCCGGCAGGTGCTGCAGCTCTTTGCCCGGCCTGCCCCCGACAGGAACGACGACTACAAATTATCCGAGCGGGAAAGGGAGGTATTGCAATTGCTGGTGAACGGTTACAGTTATAAAATGATCGCCGCGGAAATTTTCATTTCCATCGATACGGTGCGTTCCCACATCAAAAAGATTTATGAAAAGCTGCACGTGAATTCCAAGTCGGAAGCCGTGGCCAAGGCTTTCCGCGACAAACTGCTCTGA
- a CDS encoding tetratricopeptide repeat protein, with protein sequence MKAFNLFIKYRLPLGIVLLAAGIALGIAFGWWEAAIVLILAVICIVTHFLFGPMRLVQEAVEAGDVENAMRIMNQIKFPKLLYKPIRSVYYFMQSNLAMYNQDLDKAEAAVKQSIKSGSPMKEYEGMQFFQLGTIAYQKNDIKTADVNLKKALRLGLPDKENTAAALLTLCSIAMSRRDFKTAKDYFRRAKAQKPTTQQIVGQIKEMEKYISRMPG encoded by the coding sequence ATGAAAGCATTTAACTTATTTATCAAATACCGCCTGCCGTTAGGCATCGTGCTGCTGGCCGCCGGTATTGCCCTCGGTATCGCGTTTGGATGGTGGGAAGCCGCCATTGTGCTCATTCTGGCCGTTATATGTATCGTGACCCATTTCCTTTTCGGCCCGATGCGGCTGGTGCAGGAAGCCGTGGAAGCCGGCGATGTGGAAAACGCCATGCGCATCATGAACCAGATCAAATTCCCGAAACTGCTCTATAAACCCATCCGCTCCGTATACTATTTCATGCAAAGCAACCTGGCCATGTACAACCAGGACCTCGACAAAGCGGAAGCCGCCGTGAAACAAAGCATCAAATCCGGCAGCCCGATGAAAGAATACGAGGGCATGCAGTTTTTCCAGCTGGGCACTATCGCCTACCAGAAAAACGACATCAAAACAGCGGACGTCAACCTGAAAAAGGCCCTGCGCCTGGGCCTGCCCGACAAGGAAAACACCGCCGCCGCCCTGCTCACGCTCTGCTCCATCGCCATGAGCCGCCGGGACTTCAAAACCGCCAAAGACTACTTCCGCCGCGCCAAAGCGCAGAAGCCCACCACACAGCAGATCGTGGGGCAGATCAAGGAAATGGAAAAATACATCAGCCGCATGCCTGGTTGA